The DNA region GACAGGTACCATGTAGCCGTCGCTGCCCCCCCGCCCCATCTGGTAGTAATGGTGGAGCTGGTGGAGCTGGTTCCTGGACCCCAGGTTCGGCATGCTCTTATAGTAAACATCCTCCGCCTCTGGCCCCGGTCCGCTCCCAGTGCTGCTGTTACCGGCCTGAATCTCCCCGCTGTCGTCCAGCTCACCGTCCGCTAAACCGTTCATCTGCCCGTGACTACCCTGGCCATCCGGTAAATCCGTTAACACGGGCATGGAGGTGTACAGAGAGTTTCTGTGATTGGGTGATTGCGGCGTCTCGTCCGTCTGCTCATTGGTCAGGAGGGGGAAGAAGCTGTCGCTGGTCTCCTGGGGGATGTGCCGGGGGCGGGAGAAGTTATGGGGGGGCGGGGGAGGAGGGTGAGGGTGGGGGAGGCTGTCTGGGGGAGGCAGAGGGCGGGGCGGGAGGAGAGGGGCGTTTGACTCCTCCCTTAtaatctccaatcccaaattctCATCCAATGGGAAGGCAACGTTGGGGTTATCCAGCACCATGTGACTAACGTCGACACCATCGTTACTCAAGTCGTAGTCATGGTTACTCCCGCCACCGACTACGCCACCGATTCCGATTCCGTTACTGCTGTTACCGACCAGGCCGCCCGCGTTACCGGTGCCGTTACCGACGTTGACCATCTTATTCATCAGGTTGTGGTTGCGTTCAGTGGTCGCCGACCGCTGGTGGTTGTTCAAATACGAAGGGGTGTAGTTGGAGGTTAACTCTTTAAGGATCTGCTTTTCTAATGTTGTCTCCTTGTGGTTGCCGTAGGTACTGTAACCGCTGACGCCGCCGCGATCTAGAATCTGGACGCTGTCGCTAAGGTAGTCGCCGCTCGCCACGCTGTAGTTGTTGCCGTGGTTACCGTTGAGAGGGAGCGTATCCATGACGCTGGAGTCTCGCGCGTTGTTCAGGATCCCCTCTGTGGAAACGGTAAACAAACACAATTATTAGAAGAAACAAAATTAAGTTTAAAAAAACAGTAAATAGTTTAAATTGTCTAATTGTTCAGTATAGTAAATAGCTAGGTATTTGTAAGCGTATTTGACATCCATAGTGGTAGGTTGATATCAGATGCTTGATTAGTAAAGGTGATTACTTGTGTCTCTGTAGGGGGCTATGGGACAgcgtgagagagaacagagagaaacacaAACAGTGAGTAAACACAGCCACAGATAGATACAGAACAGTGTGTATGGTAAAAATGAGTAAACACACAATGAATGGTATGGTGTTTAGTAGGAGGCCTCGTCTTCACCACCTAGGCTACTGTGTACGGTTACAAACTGAACGGTTCACATGGTCTGTCTTGAGGATCAATCCAACTTTTTCCCACAGTACAACAATACAATACTATACTACAATACTAACAACACACATGAACAGAACCCACAGTACAACAATGTCACATACTAACAACACACATGAACAGAACCCACATACTGAAAACAGACGATGCAATACAGCAAGCGCAAAAACCTTTACCAGACGACGGcata from Salvelinus namaycush isolate Seneca unplaced genomic scaffold, SaNama_1.0 Scaffold2963, whole genome shotgun sequence includes:
- the LOC120039729 gene encoding adhesion G protein-coupled receptor L3-like: MLNVIFLGIALYKMFHHTAILKPDSGCLDNIKSWVIGAIALLCLLGLTWAFGLMYINESTVIMAYLFTIFNSLQGMFIFIFHCILQKKVRKEYGKCLRTHCCSGKSVETSISSSGKNHTTSRTPGRYSTGSQVILPACTPGRYSTEDSQSRIRRMWNDTVRKQESSFMTGDINSSATLNREGILNNARDSSVMDTLPLNGNHGNNYSVASGDYLSDSVQILDRGGVSGYSTYGNHKETTLEKQILKELTSNYTPSYLNNHQRSATTERNHNLMNKMVNVGNGTGNAGGLVGNSSNGIGIGGVVGGGSNHDYDLSNDGVDVSHMVLDNPNVAFPLDENLGLEIIREESNAPLLPPRPLPPPDSLPHPHPPPPPPHNFSRPRHIPQETSDSFFPLLTNEQTDETPQSPNHRNSLYTSMPVLTDLPDGQGSHGQMNGLADGELDDSGEIQAGNSSTGSGPGPEAEDVYYKSMPNLGSRNQLHQLHHYYQMGRGGSDGYMVPVNKEDSDSSPEEPLTPVDPSHLVTSL